GGATGTGCTGCTTTCTTCATCTTTATCATATGCCTGCATCTTTTTCTCTTCATTGGAAAGGTGGTCCACAAGCTTTACAGGTTCACTAGCCTTTGAATGAGTGCCTTTGGCAACATTCTGTAACTGCTCTTGTCTAGTCTTACTTCCTGATGCTCTGGAAGGACTTTTGCCAGAGTTCTCTAACTGCTCCTGTCTGGTTCTACTTCCTGTTGCTCTGGAAGGACTCTTGCCTGAATTCTGCAACTGTTCCTGTCTGGTCTTACCCCCTGATGCTCTGGAAGGACTCTTGCCAGAACTCTGCaactgttcctgtcttgtcttaCTTCCTGATGCACTTGAAGGACTCTTGCCAGAACTCTGCaactgttcctgtcttgtcttaCTTCCTGATGCTCTGGAAGGACTCTTGCCAGAATTCTGCAACTGCTCTTGTCTGGTCTTTCCCCCTGATGCTCTGGAGGAACCTATCCTTGACATAGTTTTAGCTAACAATTGAGTTGGTTTATGCTGTGTTCTGCTTGTCACTTTTGCTAAAAGTGTGCTGTTCCTGCTTTCTCCTTCTGATGTAGAGCAGGAAGACGCCTTTTTAACCTCCAAAACTGGAATTCTACATTTATGCCTTGTGTTTGGAAATGGATCTAATCTTGTACTGGCTTTGATTCCTGTGGCTTGGACTGAGGTCAAACCAGCACTTCTACAGTCCTGTGTTGAATGGTGTGCTCTCACTGGTAACCTCGACTTTAGTGGCTGTTTTTTCACATTCTTGTATTGTAAAACTGCTGTATTGTCTGCCTTGCTTCTTGCACATGCTTCTCTAATATTATCACAGTCTGTCTTAAATGAATTATTAGGATGCTCAGAAGAATTGTGCATAGGCTTTGAGTGATGATGCTGTTCTACTGTACAGCACTGCATGTAATCAGTTCCACAACCTGGGGCTTCTAGGTCATTACTGTTATTGCAGTTCTCAGTCTGAAGGCATTGTCTCTGCTCTGACTTTGATAAGTCTGTCCTCTGCATGCAAAGGCCTCCTGTACTAGTTCCTGGTCTCATTTCCTGTGAATCCCCTGATGTTTTAAGCTCAGAACAATCCCAGTCCACACACACCAACTCCCTTTTCTCACCAGATGTAGCTTTAACTCCTATCTTAAAAGAGGAACACAAATTAGAACTGACTTCTGAATATGGGGGTGGTTCCATAATGTTGTCGTGAGATGGAGTGTCCGAGCGGTCAGTGCAAATCTGAATTACATTGTATGAAATTACTGTGTTGTCATCCATCCTAACCTGTGCCCGATCTACTGTCTGTGGTTGTGAGGTGACTGCCCCTGCTTTTCTGCCCCCTTCCCTTTTATCCCCTGATCTCGTTCCATAAATATGCTCACCAATCTGAAAAAACTGCAGCCTTTCTTCAACAAAATCCCGCTTGCTCATGTCAATCGCACCACTGCGGGTCATCTCAAACATCTTCCCTTCGTGGAAGGGGAAAGGGTTAGGCTCGCTAGTCGGTGTGCTTTCATCTGTCGGAGTTCTTGCAGGAGTCGTGTCAGGGGTAGTCGTTTGAGACTTGTCGTCAACAGCTAACCCAAAAGGCTTTGGCTCATCATCTTTAATTCTAGCATCAACGACTTCATCGTCTCCTCCTTTACTCGACCAAGGATCAAAGTCCAAGCCTTTTGTAGCTACAGTTTTAAAAGGGGTGTTAAATTCTTCATCTAGTTTGTAGCTAAAATACGTGTCTGGCAATCCCTCTTGCCTGGACTGCTTCTTGTCACTTTCATTGCCGTTTCCATTGTCTGATTTTTTAACAGAAGAATCactctttgtttttgctttttggcaCTCTTCCATTGGCGCTTCCTCCTCGATAACCTCAAGTTTACTTTGGCTGAAAGAACGGTCACTAGGCCTAAGCATACTTTCTGATGCCCAAATGTCCTTTCTGTTTTCAGTTGGAAATCCAAATGGTTTTACATCACTTAGATCATTAAGTCCGTCGTCTTCGTCCTGGAAATCATATCCATCCAGAGAATCGATCTCTGTGGCATCTGTATCATGAGAGAACTCGGCAGTTGTTGCTATTGAGCAGTCCGTAATAGACTGATCATTGCCATTTTGCTCATAGTCATAATCCTCGGCTTTGCCATTGCCATTTGTCCCATTTGGCTCTTTATGATTACCATTCTTGTCATTCTTTTTGGGTTTGGTTTCGTTCTCTTCTTGCTTCTGTTCATCAAGCTTAAAGGTATATTTCTTAACAGGAATGGGCTGAAAGATTGATTCATCATCACTCGAATCACTGTCATTAGCCCCAGGGGGCACAGGGGAAGGAGGCTGAACTCTGATTATGGGCTCAGCAAGCAAATGCTTATCATGTTCCTCTTGGAGGTTCACCTCCATCATATCAGTCTCGGCCTCTGAGGAAGGGGAAGATCCTTTTTTCTCGGGTTGTGATGAATCAGAATCtaagggagggggagggggaaacTCTATGTATGCAACTCGTTTGTCTTTACCTGCCTGTCCAGTATCCTGACTCCCATTGGGTGGCTCAGGAACTATGATCTTTTCTGGTTGAAGTTCCTTAAATGAACTTGCTTTGCCTTGCTCTGAGTCCTCTGATTCTTCTGAGACCTCAGCAATGGGGCTTGCAATGCCTGGTATAAATGGCATGAAAGAGTCAGGGGTTCGAGAAGTGAGGTCGTAACTGACTTCCTCACTGCTGGGGGTTTCTGGTGTCATTGGACTTTTACCAGAACTATCAAGAAACGATATCTGCTCGAGTGTGTCATCGTCTGGGCTACCTTGAGGTGATGTTGGCTGTCTCTGTTTGACTGCATAAATTGTTCGGCTTTCTGAAGTGACAATTTTTTTGACTGATCCATTTTGCCCACCTGGGGAATCTTTCTCACCTTGTTTTCCTACCTGCACACTAACGTAAACTGGCAATGTTTTCAGTCCTTTAAAACTCTCTCTTGTTGTGACTGTAGATACCTTCTCCACTGGACTGAGGCTACTGGAGCTCAAATCCTTTGAAGTACTACCCTCTAAAGAATCCTGAGACTTTCGTGCAGCAACGTCTCCCTTGGAGAGCTCTGAGCGACCTTGAACTCTTGTTTTAGATAGGGTAGGAATATGTGATGTACTTTTTTCAGATTGCTTTGCTATTGTGTCTTGTTTTGATTTCTTAGCTTGATCAGTCTCCGAAGGACCAGTAGGTGATCTCACAGGAATGTGCGACTCTAtcttttttttaagacttttcgTCTGTGAGTCATCACTGTCTGCATGGTCCTTTCTGATGGCTAAACCTGATTTGACCTCCTTGACAGGCGACTTCAGATGCTGCCCTTTATTGTCAGCACTACTTGCACTCTGCACAACAGGGCTACTGAGATCTTTTAATGATCCTCGGATTTGTTTCTCTTTGGCTTCAGCAAGCTTTTCAGTTGTGTCAGATTCGAAACTTTTGGCAACCTGTTCATATTGTGCCCTTTTTTTAGATGTGCTACTGGAAATGGTGCCTGAACCTTCCAACACTTTGTCATTTAGTTCTTTTGAGGATGCAGATCCACATTTACTACCATATAAACCTTGTCCGATGGTTAACTTACTTTTCTCACTCTCAGCAACCTTTTTCAGGGTTTTTTCTTCTTCACTCGAATCAGTTTTAGATGTCTTGGATCCAGTAAAGAGCTGATACACAGGTAATTTACTTTCCTGAAACTTTTTAACAGGTTGTTTAGATTGTTCTGTTGGACTACTTTTACTTTGCTTTTGAGCCTCTGCTTCAAACTTCAACCGAACAGAACTGACTTTGGAAGGCTTTACTGGAACTGGGGGAGATGTTTCACCCTGCTTTTCCTGCTTTGATTGGTCTTCATTTAACCGTGTCTGTACAGACCTCTCTGGGCTGCTTGGCAAACTAGCACTTTTCCTTTCATTCATGCTGCCAAACATTTTGTGCCTTCCCTTACTCCACTCCTCGGAGCTTAATTCACTCTTTTGCTTTGTTTTCTCAGGACTGCTGCACACTGAGCTTGGACCTGACCGTGTCTCTCTCGATTCTCTCATGGGTGGCTTTTTCTCAGGAGACTGAAGCTCATCATTAAGCTTTTCTGTTTTGTCTCTGAAAAACTGTGAAACTTCGCTCAGTTTTTCCTCAGCCTCTTTAACTGTGCGATCAACACGATCTTCGTATATGAGTTTCTCTCTATTCCTGTCCTGCCTGTCTTGGGTGAAACGCATCCAGACAGCATGTTTGGGGCTACCAGGCTCTGTAGTATAGTGCAAGACTGTCAGTTTATCATACTGGTCATCTTTCTGAGTAAATTTACCAGATTTTTCTGATGAGTCTCGTGCTGACCTGTAAGTCTGTTCTTTCCTGGCCCCAGGACTTTTTTCCCCATAATAGCCTTCTGCTCCTTGCATTTCAGGGGTCACTTCGTGTCCCTGGTGTGCCACTGGGTCCTCAGTATCAGAATGTGATACGTCTAATTTTTCAGAAAGGAGCATTTTTTCAGCAAATCTGTAAGACTCTCCCCTTAACTCAGATAATTCATCATCATGGTACTCAATGGAGTGCTGGGTcaggagtttaaaagctttatatgAGTCATCAGCAATAAGCTGAGCTGAACTGGGTCGACTGTCCTCCTCTTGAGACAAAGGTGTATTGACTCTAGAAGTTTCCAAGAAAGAGGGCAGTGTTTCCTCAGCAAGCTCTTCCTCTTCCTGCAGAGCCTCGTAATCACCCTCTACCCTATCAGAAAGTTCTTTAAGGCCGCGGCTGCCTTTGCATACGTAGTCGGGGTGTTTCTTTGTCTCTCTGATAATTACTTCTGTCGGATCTGTTGTGTTGCCCTTTTCAATGTGAACCTCGATTATTCTTTCAACTTTGGGTTTAGTGTCCTTTTCAAGGAACCGTGGGGTTAATTCATCCCCTTTGATAGAATCCTGACCAGCCTTGTGTTCAAACAAGCCAGCCAGTTCTTTGGAGGGGTCTCTGCCTGACTGGAAGGCTTTCATTATGTCTCGAACTGACATTGTTTCTTCAATCCTGTCAGAGCCTGCATCTTTAAGCTGGGGTTTGTGGTACACCATTCTAGTTGTAGTTGTTATATGAGTTTCCTCTTTCAGACGCATGCTTTTGCTCACTAGAGAGTCTTCATCGGAACTGACTTTAATCTGGAATGTTTTAACTTTATCTTTGATAGAGCCAGCAATCGTCTCTGGTTCAATGCAAGCCGGTGAGTTCAAggccgctgctgctgcttcttccaTTAAGGGCTCACAGGCCTCCTCAGGGTGTTCATAACTCCTAATGACACGAACAACCTCTGTTCTGGTTTCTGTTATAACTGGGGGAATGGGAACGTCTGTAAAGAGGGGTTTGGGCCCTGTGCTCTCTGCACTTTGCGGAGCTGAGGGTGTCTTTTCGCTTCTGGTTTCAAAACCACTGTCTGAGAGTGGGCTTTTATCCTGTTCATGGGAAAAATCATCAGGGGATTCCAAAATGGCATCTGTACCACTGTAGGAATCAGCTAATTTGCACAAATCTTTTTCGGATGGAGAGGAGCGCATGCCTGGAGGCGGCATTTTGAGCTTATGCTCAGGTTTCAGGGCACGTTTTTGCTTTTCCTCTCCTTCTTTCATTTCCTCGAATTTACTCTTTACACCAGACATTTTGGAAAGTGAGCTAGCCCCAATGTCATTCACTAAGTAGTCAACAACCTTGGCTAAATCGAGATCTTTGTCTTGCACTGACTGTGGTCTAACTGGGAGGGTAGGATCAAAAGGAGGTAGAGATTTGAGGACACTTTGCTGAGCTTCTTCTATTTCATCTTTAGAAAACTCTTCCCATTCATCCTCAGAAGCCTTGTCTTTAACAGTGCCTTTTGCCTCACTCAGAACATCCTTAGTCAGGATTTCACTAACTTTCACAAGATCTTCTTTAACTTTTTCAACAAGACTGAAAGGTTCCTCATCATCTATTTTGGGTTCCTTAGAAGCCTGAGACTGATAGCTTTTAGCTACTGAAGCCGAATCAGTTTGCAAAATGGCAGTCATTTTAATCAGATCCTCTTTCATGTCTGCCACATCCCTCAAAATCTCCTGACTGGACGAGAGCTGTGCGGCAGTGGCTGCTTTAAATGCTGCGGAGGGAATGAAGAGTGCGGGTTTTGAGGGTTTAGATCTGGGAGTAGAGGatggtgtttgagtgtgtgtctgaGGTGGAATGGTTATTTTGTCTGGTACTCTCCTTTCTTGGGGCTCAGGTAGAACATTCACTAGGGAGAACACTGGAACCGTCATTGAACATGTTACAGGTGTGCTGGTGGAAGCTGGGGATCTAAGAGATGCATAAACTGAACTGGACACATTTGACCTTAAAGGAGATGACTTGGATTTTAGTGTTTCATAGCTTGGCGTCGTGCTGGCAATAAGAGTTTTTTCAGCCTCGCTGAAGGCTGTGCAAGCACTCGCTGCAGCTGCTTGTGAAGCTTGTATCCTCTCTTGCAAACTGCAAGTTCCTCCTGAGAATAGGCGGGACGACACAGAAGAGGAAGACGGGTATTTGATGGGTGAAACTGATCCATTGAGTAGTGCTGTTTCAGTGGGGACGACAGCAGGTTTTGCTGGTGATGACAGTGATGATAGAATTGTTCCCCTAGAAGCTGCAGCTCCATCTGCAGAGGTTCTGAGTGTTGACAGACTGGACAAGGATCTAATGGGGGATGCTACTGTGGTGGTTGAGGAAGCGAAGGTTGATTTGAACGATAACGCAGAAGTGTACAAATTTGCTGTTGATTTTGGAGATTCTGGTGGTGTCACTGAGGGGAAAGTTCTATCCAGTATGGATCCAGGTGATGACACCGAGATTGGTCTTGAAGATAATGAAGCTGCAAGTCCCTTTATTGACACAGGATCTGTACTGGTTTTAAGAGGTGAAGAAATGAGACCAGTTGAAACCGGAGCAGTGTATTGGGCTTGCTGAAGAACAGTCTTTATGGGAGATGAGATAGATCTGTATGTTCTAATGGGTGATGCTACATCAGTAACAGACTTAACAGGAGATACGTTTGTGGTTCCCAGGGTGGACTTGAGTGGAGAAGCTGAGGATATTGACCAGACTGACTTTAATGGCGAAGCAGATGGCGTGTTGGAAGGTGAGCTGGAGAGGGAACCCAGTCCACATTTTGTTTGCCCAGGGACGGTAATAGGAGCAGTCGACCATGCCTGGTAAGATCTTGTTGAAAAGACAGGTTTGTGAGGGTAACCAGCAGGCAGTGTTCTTGTTGTACTTCGTTCAACTGTTTCTTTAAACAGACAAATGAAAATCCaacacaaaatcaacaaaaaatggttgagaaacagagagaccaGAGGGAAAAAATTGGTCAGTGGTGCTCGTATCATAGAAGAAGGAAAAGCAATGCTTTCATGGTGGTGTGAAATGGGTTGGATGATGAAGAAGGAtccaaaagaaatgtaaaaagaaGCCCAACAAAAAACTGTGATCCATGGTCCACAAAAATGATACGCAAAATATAAACGGAAGTCCCACAAAGCACATACAGAAACATAAGGACTGAGGCAATGACCAACAAAAACGCAAAATGGCAAGACAAATGCAGAGAACCCAGAGTAAAACAAATTCTCTTTTGACTTTAGATGTGCTATATTCCCCTGTCACTGGCTACCTTGATTTTACTAACGTGCCTTTTATCTGTTTGGTCTGAAAAAACATGTTCATCCCAAAATTTGGATATTCTGACAAAACAGTAAAAGTAAGGACTACAAAACAAAAATACCCTAGTTCCTTTGCTACAGCAACCCGTATTATGGCAAAAGCAGGCTAAGTGCTACATCTTAGGTCCATAATAACTCATCATGCAGGACTGAGTATTCTCGGTGACAGGCATTTCAATGCAAACTGTGAAAGCACCTGAGAAAAGTTTTCTTTGTGAATCTCCATGCATTTCTTtccaaaaaataaatcaaaactcGGCACAATCACAAAGCCAAAAGGAGCAAGACTAGTTGTAAAAGAAGGATAAGAAAGGAGGGGGGACTTTACTTTGATGTCATATTGCACTGTGCATTAATTAGTCAATCAAAGTAAAATTTTATGGATATTGTAGTTGAGTTGTTCTCTTgtcagtgggggggggggggaatggaCAGAGATATTAAACAATATCTAACAAAGTGAGCAGGCACAGCACAGCAACTACATAAACCATGCAAAAGTAAATTGTACAAAATCAAGCATGAGGACTTTGTTATGCATGGTAAAAATGTGCAGATAACATTtgtttatatttcagtttatagATAGTCAATGTGGGTCACGTAGTAAATTGTTGTTATGTTGAAACACTACTAAGAATGTTAGTAAAATATCACACTCACTCATTCCAGGCTCGGTCAGATAGCTGTAGCGCTTACGTAAGGCTAGAGATGCAAAGGTATGACGTCGTTCTGGCTTTTCAGtctgcaacaacaacaacacaaagtCCTATCAGTACCCC
This genomic stretch from Astyanax mexicanus isolate ESR-SI-001 chromosome 15, AstMex3_surface, whole genome shotgun sequence harbors:
- the ank3b gene encoding ankyrin-3 isoform X7, yielding MAHAASQLKKKADLDLNAAEEEKEKERKRKSRKRSREVKKKTDSNASYLRAARSGNLEKALDYLKSGVDINICNQNGLNALHLASKEGHVEVVTQLIKMGATVDAATKKGNTALHIASLAGQSDVVKELVTNGANVNAQSQNGFTPLYMAAQENHLDVVRYLLDNGSSQSIATEDGFTPLAVALQQGHDQVVSLLLENDTKGKVRLPALHIAARKDDTKAAALLLQNDHNADVESKMMVNRTTESGFTPLHIAAHYGNINVATLLLNRGAAVDFKARNDITPLHVASKRGNSNMVKLLLERGARIDAKTKDGLTPLHCGARSGHEQVVEMLLDRGAPILSKTKNGLSPLHMATQGDHLNCVQLLLHHEVPVDDVTNDYLTALHVAAHCGHYKVAKVIVDKKANPNAKALNGFTPLHIACKKNRIKVMELLLKHGASIQAVTESGLTPIHVAAFMGHENIVTQLMNHGASPNTTNVRGETALHMAARAGQTEVVKYLVQNGAYVDAKSKDDQTPLHISSRLGKPEIIQQLLQHGACPDSTTTSGYTPLHLAAREGHKDVASILLDQGASLGITTKKGFTPLHVAAKYGKIEVANLLLQKRAPPDASGKSGLTPLHVAAHYDNQKVALLLLDQGASPHAAAKNGYTPLHIAAKKNQMEIATTLLEYGADTNAITRQGISPLHLASQEGNVDMVTLLMARDATISLCNKSGLTPLHLAAQEDRVNVAEVLVNHGATVDPETKMGYTPLHVACHYGNVKMVHFLLKNQAKVNAKTKNGYTPLHQAAQQGHTHIINLLLQHGAAPNELTVNGNTALSIARRLGYISVVDTLRVVTEETLTTLTVTEKHKMNVPETMNEVLDMSDDEVRRANVPEMLTEDYISDVDEGEDAMTGDTDKYLGPQDLRELGDDSLPQEGYVGFSIGARTARDSMMIEEILAPTKDTSVCKEMPFVVEPQNKHLAAAKDFDADSLRRYSWTGDTLDNVNLVSSPIHSGVSSPLPQYDSRFLVSFMVDARGGSMRGSRHNGMRIIIPPRKCTAPTRITCRLVKRHKLASPPPMVEGEGLASRLVEVGPAGAHFLGPVIVEIPHFGSMRGKERELIILRSENGETWKEHQYDCRTEALNELLNGMDEELESLEELEKKRICRIITKDFPQYFAVVSRIKQESNQMGPEGGVLSSMTVPHVQASFPEGALTKKIRVGLQAQPVPDETVKKILGNRATFSPIVTVEPRRRKFHKPITMTIPVPPLSGEGVTNGYKGDSTPCLRLLCSITGGTSPAQWEDITGTTPLTFVNDCVSFTTNVSARFWLADCHQIPDTVGLATQLYRELICVPYMAKFVVFAKMNDPVESNLRCFCMTDDKVDKTLEQQENFEEVARSKDIEVLEGKPIYVDCYGNLTPLTKAGQQLLLNFYAFKENRLPFCVKIRDNSQEPCGRLSFLRELKTSKGIPQTAVCNLNITLPALKKDMDSDADEETEKPERRHTFASLALRKRYSYLTEPGMKTVERSTTRTLPAGYPHKPVFSTRSYQAWSTAPITVPGQTKCGLGSLSSSPSNTPSASPLKSVWSISSASPLKSTLGTTNVSPVKSVTDVASPIRTYRSISSPIKTVLQQAQYTAPVSTGLISSPLKTSTDPVSIKGLAASLSSRPISVSSPGSILDRTFPSVTPPESPKSTANLYTSALSFKSTFASSTTTVASPIRSLSSLSTLRTSADGAAASRGTILSSLSSPAKPAVVPTETALLNGSVSPIKYPSSSSVSSRLFSGGTCSLQERIQASQAAAASACTAFSEAEKTLIASTTPSYETLKSKSSPLRSNVSSSVYASLRSPASTSTPVTCSMTVPVFSLVNVLPEPQERRVPDKITIPPQTHTQTPSSTPRSKPSKPALFIPSAAFKAATAAQLSSSQEILRDVADMKEDLIKMTAILQTDSASVAKSYQSQASKEPKIDDEEPFSLVEKVKEDLVKVSEILTKDVLSEAKGTVKDKASEDEWEEFSKDEIEEAQQSVLKSLPPFDPTLPVRPQSVQDKDLDLAKVVDYLVNDIGASSLSKMSGVKSKFEEMKEGEEKQKRALKPEHKLKMPPPGMRSSPSEKDLCKLADSYSGTDAILESPDDFSHEQDKSPLSDSGFETRSEKTPSAPQSAESTGPKPLFTDVPIPPVITETRTEVVRVIRSYEHPEEACEPLMEEAAAAALNSPACIEPETIAGSIKDKVKTFQIKVSSDEDSLVSKSMRLKEETHITTTTRMVYHKPQLKDAGSDRIEETMSVRDIMKAFQSGRDPSKELAGLFEHKAGQDSIKGDELTPRFLEKDTKPKVERIIEVHIEKGNTTDPTEVIIRETKKHPDYVCKGSRGLKELSDRVEGDYEALQEEEELAEETLPSFLETSRVNTPLSQEEDSRPSSAQLIADDSYKAFKLLTQHSIEYHDDELSELRGESYRFAEKMLLSEKLDVSHSDTEDPVAHQGHEVTPEMQGAEGYYGEKSPGARKEQTYRSARDSSEKSGKFTQKDDQYDKLTVLHYTTEPGSPKHAVWMRFTQDRQDRNREKLIYEDRVDRTVKEAEEKLSEVSQFFRDKTEKLNDELQSPEKKPPMRESRETRSGPSSVCSSPEKTKQKSELSSEEWSKGRHKMFGSMNERKSASLPSSPERSVQTRLNEDQSKQEKQGETSPPVPVKPSKVSSVRLKFEAEAQKQSKSSPTEQSKQPVKKFQESKLPVYQLFTGSKTSKTDSSEEEKTLKKVAESEKSKLTIGQGLYGSKCGSASSKELNDKVLEGSGTISSSTSKKRAQYEQVAKSFESDTTEKLAEAKEKQIRGSLKDLSSPVVQSASSADNKGQHLKSPVKEVKSGLAIRKDHADSDDSQTKSLKKKIESHIPVRSPTGPSETDQAKKSKQDTIAKQSEKSTSHIPTLSKTRVQGRSELSKGDVAARKSQDSLEGSTSKDLSSSSLSPVEKVSTVTTRESFKGLKTLPVYVSVQVGKQGEKDSPGGQNGSVKKIVTSESRTIYAVKQRQPTSPQGSPDDDTLEQISFLDSSGKSPMTPETPSSEEVSYDLTSRTPDSFMPFIPGIASPIAEVSEESEDSEQGKASSFKELQPEKIIVPEPPNGSQDTGQAGKDKRVAYIEFPPPPPLDSDSSQPEKKGSSPSSEAETDMMEVNLQEEHDKHLLAEPIIRVQPPSPVPPGANDSDSSDDESIFQPIPVKKYTFKLDEQKQEENETKPKKNDKNGNHKEPNGTNGNGKAEDYDYEQNGNDQSITDCSIATTAEFSHDTDATEIDSLDGYDFQDEDDGLNDLSDVKPFGFPTENRKDIWASESMLRPSDRSFSQSKLEVIEEEAPMEECQKAKTKSDSSVKKSDNGNGNESDKKQSRQEGLPDTYFSYKLDEEFNTPFKTVATKGLDFDPWSSKGGDDEVVDARIKDDEPKPFGLAVDDKSQTTTPDTTPARTPTDESTPTSEPNPFPFHEGKMFEMTRSGAIDMSKRDFVEERLQFFQIGPQSPCERTDLRMAIVADHLGLSWTELAREMDFSVDEINHIRVENPNSLTTQSFMLLKKWVNRDGKNATTDVLTAALTKINRMDIVTLLEGPIFDYGNISGTRCFADDNAVFRDQTDGYHSIDLELQSPTELNYEPPTPLRQDDFFSEDGSVVSPGRSPIRPSELSLPATSMDAASSSNATPPTVVAEDTHLGGRESCSREEDMAVGSESMAFLGAQESEEAFKDSEVFTQPAVPQPEVCEPREGESGWSGFDEGEEELTQEKLKSLLEDIKREEGFEDVEITDERVQEILSQVEQAEKELSSSFTGLQSELASTEKETSVSGQGLRTDAQKESSQKPTSSSPELQAEKQNGEHPQHQAQAGSLPEDQEPTTKLKSKVAKDSGKEEVSREAAVDSTKEESTAEPKAQQGAHKDNDSSSDGEHTVTTRVYRRRVILKGDQAKNIPGESVTEEQFTDEDGNVVTRKVIRKVVRRVAGTEEKSGKKKRSRRSRQASRAEEEEEGPSREHPEVGEGAKGKKKEGRQKEKKGQS